In Firmicutes bacterium ASF500, a single genomic region encodes these proteins:
- the scmP_2 gene encoding N-acetylcysteine deacetylase, with product MDIKRLADECEAYVIEQRRWFHQYPEVAWEEVQTTIAIEERLRDIGLEPARFEDISGVYCEIRGGKRGPGSKTLLLRADIDGVILREETGLPFASVNRGLMHATGRDCHIAMMLGAARLLYRLRDELEGDVRLLFQGAEESAQGALEYIRRGIMDGVDAVYASHMYGGLEAFQTDVTPGHRMASADKFSIEIFGRSAYGSLPHLGKDAIVAAAGVIFDVQSYVSRNSNPLYPLAVTIGTIQGGTQRNIIAGHVRMEGTVRTHSAEIREKIEGELRNIIEHSAAAHGCGARLEYHYMLPPLVNDEALSRIAARAAERLRPAGDVLTSMPPVMSSEDFACYGGHAPCVYVNLGCTNRQLGYVENNYSSKFTVDEGVLRYGTALCVQFTVDYLKEMRGIHGQKTKLLQ from the coding sequence ATGGATATTAAACGGCTGGCGGACGAATGCGAAGCGTATGTGATCGAGCAGAGGCGCTGGTTTCATCAATACCCCGAGGTGGCCTGGGAGGAGGTGCAGACGACCATCGCCATAGAGGAGCGGCTCCGGGACATTGGGCTGGAGCCGGCGCGCTTTGAGGACATCTCCGGGGTGTACTGTGAGATCCGAGGGGGAAAACGGGGCCCCGGCAGCAAGACCCTCCTCCTCCGGGCGGACATCGACGGCGTCATCCTCCGGGAGGAGACGGGGCTTCCCTTCGCCAGCGTCAACCGGGGTCTGATGCACGCCACCGGGCGGGACTGCCACATCGCCATGATGCTGGGCGCGGCCCGGCTTCTGTACCGGCTGCGGGACGAGCTGGAGGGGGACGTAAGGCTTCTCTTCCAGGGGGCGGAGGAGTCGGCCCAGGGGGCGCTGGAGTATATCCGCCGGGGAATTATGGACGGGGTGGACGCGGTTTACGCCTCCCATATGTATGGCGGACTGGAGGCCTTCCAGACCGATGTGACGCCCGGCCACCGCATGGCCAGCGCCGACAAATTCTCCATAGAAATTTTTGGCAGAAGCGCCTATGGCAGCCTGCCCCACCTGGGAAAGGACGCTATTGTGGCCGCGGCCGGGGTAATCTTCGATGTGCAGAGCTATGTGTCGAGAAACAGCAACCCGCTGTACCCCCTGGCGGTGACCATCGGGACCATACAGGGGGGCACCCAGCGGAATATCATCGCCGGCCATGTGCGGATGGAGGGCACCGTCAGGACCCACTCGGCGGAGATCCGGGAGAAGATCGAGGGGGAGCTGCGGAACATCATCGAGCATTCCGCCGCGGCCCACGGGTGCGGCGCGCGGCTGGAGTACCACTACATGCTCCCGCCGCTGGTCAACGACGAGGCCCTCAGCCGGATCGCGGCCCGGGCCGCGGAGCGTCTGCGCCCGGCCGGAGACGTGCTGACCAGCATGCCGCCGGTGATGTCCAGCGAGGACTTCGCCTGCTATGGCGGTCACGCCCCCTGCGTCTATGTGAACTTGGGCTGCACAAACCGTCAGCTGGGGTATGTGGAAAATAACTACAGCAGCAAATTCACCGTGGACGAGGGCGTTTTGCGCTATGGAACGGCCCTCTGCGTACAATTTACAGTGGATTATTTAAAGGAGATGAGAGGTATTCATGGACAAAAGACTAAACTATTACAATGA
- the cmpR gene encoding HTH-type transcriptional activator CmpR has product MTLRHLKIFIAVCDTGSMTAAAKELFIAQPAVSFAIAEMENYYGHKVFNRISNRLYITEVGKVLLRHARQIAAQFDDMEAEVRNWNSAEILRVGSSVSVSSTFLPGRIKAFQGEHPGVTVQVSVKNSAEIEQLVVNDQLDMALIDGPIINRLIACHKVGASGMVFICPPEHPWAGGTIEISDLNNCSFIVRERESMERRLLEKLFQHNKIKVNVVWQSISIDAILNAVSSGLGVAAVSGVFAEERLRAGAVSQFHVQGVHLSRESFIIYPQNKALDDLEQDFLRLCVDPFHPSP; this is encoded by the coding sequence ATGACATTAAGGCATCTCAAAATTTTCATCGCGGTCTGTGACACCGGGAGCATGACCGCCGCCGCGAAGGAGCTGTTTATCGCCCAGCCGGCTGTCAGCTTCGCGATTGCGGAGATGGAGAATTACTATGGCCACAAGGTGTTCAACCGCATCTCCAACCGCCTGTATATCACGGAGGTGGGCAAGGTCCTCCTCCGCCACGCCCGGCAGATTGCCGCTCAGTTTGACGATATGGAGGCGGAGGTCCGGAACTGGAACAGCGCGGAAATCCTGCGGGTGGGCAGCAGCGTGAGCGTCAGCAGCACCTTCCTGCCCGGGCGGATCAAGGCCTTTCAGGGGGAGCACCCCGGTGTGACAGTCCAGGTATCGGTTAAAAACTCAGCGGAGATCGAGCAGCTGGTCGTAAACGACCAGCTGGATATGGCGCTGATCGACGGCCCCATCATCAACCGGCTGATCGCCTGCCACAAGGTGGGGGCCAGCGGCATGGTCTTCATCTGCCCGCCGGAGCACCCCTGGGCAGGCGGTACCATAGAGATCTCCGACCTGAATAATTGCAGCTTCATCGTGCGGGAGCGGGAGTCCATGGAGCGCCGGCTTCTGGAAAAGCTGTTTCAGCACAATAAGATTAAGGTCAACGTGGTGTGGCAGAGCATCAGCATCGACGCGATCCTGAACGCGGTGTCCTCCGGCCTTGGCGTCGCCGCGGTATCCGGTGTGTTTGCCGAGGAGCGCCTGCGGGCCGGGGCGGTCAGCCAATTCCATGTACAAGGGGTGCATCTAAGCCGGGAAAGCTTTATCATTTACCCGCAAAACAAGGCCCTGGACGACCTGGAACAGGACTTTTTAAGGCTGTGCGTCGATCCCTTTCACCCGTCCCCA